One genomic window of Gracilinema caldarium DSM 7334 includes the following:
- a CDS encoding carbonic anhydrase, with amino-acid sequence MEYLFDGVREFNQKDYREYKNLFQGLSRRQQPHTLFIGCSDSRVVPNLITKTLPGELFVIRNIANIVPFYRESEEFLATTAAIEYAVQVLKVDNILICGHSNCGGCKALYMDEHQTQEIPHTKKWLELAGRVKQKILSEPVLDELEREWKTEQLNVVEQMNHLITYPYIKEKYRNKEINILGWYYHIETGDVFNYNPEEKRFVKIT; translated from the coding sequence ATGGAATATCTTTTTGATGGAGTTCGAGAGTTTAATCAAAAGGATTATCGGGAATACAAAAACCTCTTTCAGGGACTCAGTCGCAGACAACAACCGCATACTCTTTTTATCGGCTGTTCCGATTCTCGGGTGGTTCCTAACCTGATAACTAAAACATTACCTGGAGAGCTATTCGTCATTCGTAATATCGCAAATATTGTTCCCTTTTACCGGGAATCTGAAGAATTCCTTGCCACCACAGCCGCAATTGAATATGCTGTCCAGGTTCTTAAGGTTGATAACATTCTCATTTGCGGCCATTCAAATTGCGGGGGATGTAAAGCCCTGTATATGGATGAACATCAAACCCAGGAGATTCCCCACACTAAAAAATGGCTTGAACTTGCAGGGCGGGTAAAGCAAAAAATACTATCAGAACCGGTTCTTGATGAACTGGAACGGGAATGGAAAACAGAACAGCTGAATGTGGTGGAACAGATGAATCATCTTATCACCTACCCCTACATCAAGGAGAAATATCGGAATAAGGAGATCAACATCCTCGGGTGGTATTATCACATCGAAACCGGGGATGTCTTTAATTATAACCCTGAGGAAAAACGTTTTGTAAAAATTACTTGA
- a CDS encoding LA_2272 family surface repeat-containing protein, giving the protein MKRIVGSLVALLMGFSFFAGPLAAQEDDETVLQKAREQYQEKLNRERDTNRADAEFPSQVREATESYEDSEVPYTPVLLSFAPGVSSPFGYYRTSASFALIGATFEASYGFAGAGVFNIYNQGFGFQGAGVFNIAGGPVRGAQLAGVFNIAEDVTGSVQAAGVFNIAKTVKGIQIAEVFNVAESVDGMQIGLVNITDELRGLQIGLINISRNGVDSLSFVYMPATDTAFAYWQAGSPFIYLVLGAGAPRTDWFVRNDNLMVSAGLGTRVRLGGPYIDIDVSAEQHLGKDIEALYQAGVDCDKDAFISLIKPYPTARLSLGLPLSRSLHLTGGIKTLVQLEEGGTVPEFMKTQDTLSATWFGIPFTAWSQWFVGAKVTL; this is encoded by the coding sequence ATGAAACGTATTGTTGGTTCACTCGTCGCATTACTAATGGGTTTTTCGTTTTTTGCTGGTCCCCTGGCTGCCCAGGAAGATGATGAGACTGTTCTGCAGAAAGCTCGGGAGCAATACCAGGAAAAACTGAACAGGGAACGGGATACAAACAGAGCAGATGCGGAGTTTCCGTCTCAGGTAAGGGAAGCTACAGAATCTTACGAAGACTCTGAAGTTCCCTATACACCGGTACTGCTTTCGTTTGCGCCAGGGGTATCTAGTCCTTTTGGGTATTATCGCACCTCTGCTTCCTTTGCTTTAATTGGAGCAACCTTCGAAGCCTCCTATGGCTTTGCCGGGGCTGGGGTTTTTAATATCTATAACCAGGGTTTTGGTTTTCAAGGGGCCGGGGTGTTTAATATAGCCGGCGGTCCCGTTCGGGGAGCTCAGCTGGCAGGGGTGTTTAATATTGCAGAGGATGTTACGGGATCGGTGCAGGCCGCAGGGGTTTTTAATATTGCCAAAACCGTTAAGGGTATACAGATTGCGGAAGTATTCAATGTGGCTGAATCGGTGGATGGGATGCAGATTGGCCTCGTGAATATCACCGATGAGTTACGGGGCCTACAGATCGGGCTCATCAATATATCCCGGAATGGAGTGGACAGTCTGAGCTTTGTATATATGCCCGCTACGGACACGGCCTTTGCCTATTGGCAGGCCGGAAGTCCCTTCATCTATTTGGTACTAGGTGCAGGAGCTCCGCGGACTGACTGGTTTGTCCGAAATGACAACCTCATGGTGAGTGCAGGCCTCGGTACCAGGGTACGGCTGGGAGGTCCCTATATTGATATTGATGTGTCCGCAGAGCAACACCTTGGGAAGGATATTGAAGCCCTGTATCAGGCGGGAGTAGATTGTGATAAAGATGCTTTTATTTCCTTAATTAAACCCTATCCCACAGCCCGTCTCAGCCTCGGACTTCCTTTGAGCCGGTCCCTTCACCTGACAGGAGGTATTAAAACCCTGGTTCAACTGGAAGAGGGCGGAACAGTTCCAGAGTTTATGAAGACCCAGGATACACTATCGGCCACCTGGTTTGGTATTCCCTTTACTGCCTGGTCCCAGTGGTTTGTAGGCGCTAAGGTTACTTTGTAG
- a CDS encoding aminoglycoside N(3)-acetyltransferase, with amino-acid sequence MGEQETIENRKNGPNTVISLAEELLSAGLRPGMTILLHSSLSALGWVCGGAPAVIMAFQQVLTEEGTLVMPTHSGDLSDPAQWEHPPVPREWWETIRSTMPAYRKDRTPTRGMGIIPETFRKMDGVLRSSHPQMSFAAWGKHKAYILQDEHYDFGMNDQSPLGRLYELDGQVFLLGVGHDRNTSIHLAEYRAEWPSKLMIKNGMPIEEGGITSWREFDDIAYGGEDFEALGKAFEEQHHIKPFKVGNASCRMFSQRALVDFAVHWISTHRT; translated from the coding sequence GTGGGTGAACAAGAAACGATAGAGAATCGTAAAAACGGTCCTAATACGGTGATAAGCCTCGCAGAGGAACTTTTGTCTGCAGGACTCCGTCCCGGGATGACCATCCTCCTGCATTCTTCCCTCAGTGCTCTTGGCTGGGTTTGCGGCGGTGCACCGGCGGTCATCATGGCGTTCCAACAGGTTTTAACCGAAGAAGGAACCCTCGTCATGCCAACCCATTCGGGGGATTTATCAGACCCGGCCCAGTGGGAACATCCGCCGGTTCCCCGTGAGTGGTGGGAAACCATACGGAGTACCATGCCTGCTTATCGAAAAGATCGAACCCCCACACGAGGCATGGGCATCATTCCGGAAACCTTCCGAAAAATGGATGGTGTACTGCGGTCCAGTCACCCCCAGATGTCCTTTGCTGCCTGGGGAAAACACAAAGCATACATTTTGCAGGACGAACACTACGATTTTGGCATGAATGACCAGAGCCCCCTGGGCCGCCTTTACGAACTGGACGGACAGGTCTTTCTGCTTGGCGTAGGCCATGACAGGAACACTTCGATACACCTGGCTGAATACCGAGCCGAGTGGCCTTCCAAATTGATGATTAAAAACGGCATGCCCATAGAAGAAGGGGGCATAACCTCCTGGCGCGAGTTTGATGACATCGCCTATGGGGGCGAAGACTTCGAAGCCCTCGGCAAGGCCTTTGAGGAGCAGCATCACATAAAACCATTCAAGGTTGGCAATGCAAGCTGCCGCATGTTTTCCCAGCGGGCCCTGGTGGACTTTGCAGTCCATTGGATCTCTACTCACCGGACCTAA
- a CDS encoding heavy metal translocating P-type ATPase: protein MNDSCSSCGCGAAFDIQDSSSAEKSLPVGHLTETQIAEARTLALAFLGTIFGILLSENLLSIPYGTTMGLIMLMVTYGAAAWPVFRGAWQNLRRGFVFDELFLMSIASLGAIALGAWEEAVGVMVFYRIGEFFQDYAVHRSRRSIEALLNLRPDQVRVKRNGTWIASPPEQVEPGELLLLRAGERLALDGLVAEGTGTVDTSAVTGESVPRPAEPGQVLLGGYVLTEGTLTVQVTEKYEHSTLNRVLHLIESAQQRKAPVELFVTRFARFYTPVVVGIALIIAVVPPLLLPGARFYDWLYRALIMLVISCPCAFVLSVPLTYFAGLGGAAKRGILLKGAAVLDRLVHVQRIVFDKTGTLTTGKFQVSKIDVHPNHSEAQVLAYAAAATAQSNHPLAQAVQRHWKTQSDTNPVYDEGSYYEIPGHGSLVTQEGTEILAGNDRLLHLKSIPHECSSADATVIHVAYDGSIVGTVHLEDQIKADAPRVIRELRDRGVEQVALFTGDGPGPAHAVGRQTGVTEVHHSLLPEDKLERFESLLQQSSGGTTAFVGDGINDGPVLARSDVGIAMGRAGSDLAIEQADMVLMTDDLSRIPEAIDRARKTRRIVWQNILFALLVKIAVMVLGALGLATMWMGVLADVGVALLAVLNALRALK, encoded by the coding sequence ATGAATGATTCCTGCAGTAGTTGCGGTTGTGGTGCCGCCTTTGACATACAAGATTCAAGTTCCGCTGAAAAGAGCCTTCCTGTGGGTCATCTTACCGAGACCCAGATTGCCGAAGCCCGGACATTAGCCCTCGCGTTTCTGGGGACTATCTTTGGCATTCTACTGTCTGAAAATCTACTCAGTATCCCCTATGGGACAACAATGGGTCTTATTATGTTGATGGTCACCTACGGGGCTGCCGCATGGCCCGTTTTCAGGGGAGCCTGGCAGAACCTGCGAAGGGGATTTGTATTTGATGAACTCTTCCTCATGAGCATTGCATCTCTTGGAGCTATTGCCCTCGGAGCCTGGGAAGAAGCGGTGGGTGTTATGGTGTTTTACCGGATTGGAGAATTCTTCCAGGACTATGCAGTACACCGCAGCCGCCGATCCATCGAGGCTCTCCTGAATCTGCGCCCCGACCAGGTGCGGGTTAAACGAAACGGCACCTGGATAGCATCTCCTCCGGAACAGGTTGAACCGGGAGAGCTCCTGCTGTTGCGGGCAGGGGAGCGGCTTGCCCTGGATGGTCTTGTGGCAGAGGGTACCGGTACGGTGGATACTTCTGCAGTAACCGGTGAGTCCGTACCCCGGCCCGCTGAACCGGGGCAGGTATTGCTAGGCGGTTATGTACTTACAGAAGGCACCCTTACGGTACAGGTAACTGAAAAGTATGAACATTCGACCTTAAACCGGGTTTTACATCTGATAGAATCAGCCCAACAGCGGAAAGCCCCGGTTGAATTATTCGTTACCCGCTTTGCCCGCTTCTATACCCCTGTTGTTGTGGGAATAGCCCTCATTATAGCAGTTGTGCCGCCTCTTCTGCTTCCAGGAGCACGGTTCTATGATTGGCTGTACCGAGCCCTCATCATGCTAGTCATTTCTTGTCCCTGTGCCTTTGTCTTAAGTGTGCCTCTTACCTATTTTGCCGGTCTTGGGGGAGCGGCAAAACGGGGCATTTTACTCAAGGGAGCTGCAGTCCTTGACCGGCTGGTTCATGTCCAACGTATCGTCTTTGATAAAACCGGCACCCTGACCACGGGAAAATTCCAGGTGTCAAAAATTGATGTCCACCCTAACCATTCGGAAGCACAGGTTCTGGCCTATGCAGCGGCCGCTACTGCCCAATCCAATCATCCTTTGGCCCAGGCAGTGCAGCGCCATTGGAAAACCCAATCGGATACCAACCCTGTCTATGATGAGGGCTCCTACTACGAAATTCCCGGTCATGGCAGTCTGGTGACCCAGGAGGGAACGGAAATTCTTGCCGGGAATGATCGGCTCCTCCATCTTAAATCTATTCCCCATGAATGCAGCTCCGCCGACGCAACGGTTATTCATGTTGCATACGATGGCTCCATTGTCGGAACGGTACACCTGGAAGACCAGATAAAGGCCGATGCTCCCCGGGTCATCCGGGAACTGCGGGATCGCGGGGTCGAGCAGGTCGCCCTCTTTACCGGTGACGGCCCCGGCCCTGCCCATGCTGTTGGCCGGCAAACCGGGGTCACTGAAGTACACCACAGCCTGCTCCCTGAGGATAAGCTGGAGCGGTTCGAATCGCTGTTACAGCAAAGCTCTGGGGGGACTACGGCCTTTGTAGGCGATGGCATTAACGATGGGCCGGTGCTGGCCCGCTCCGATGTGGGAATCGCCATGGGCAGGGCCGGGTCGGACCTGGCTATAGAACAGGCGGATATGGTCCTTATGACCGATGACCTGTCCCGGATACCCGAAGCCATCGACCGGGCGCGGAAAACCCGCCGCATCGTCTGGCAGAACATACTCTTTGCCCTGCTGGTGAAGATTGCTGTCATGGTGCTTGGTGCCCTGGGGCTGGCAACCATGTGGATGGGGGTCCTTGCCGATGTGGGGGTTGCCCTCCTGGCGGTGCTGAATGCACTGCGGGCTCTAAAGTAA
- a CDS encoding ArsR/SmtB family transcription factor: protein MDQQTYHCTCTDRDETISEEDRKLEWPVPRLLALSELFKILADPSRLRILHALQSPENRCVCDLAALLDMSQSALSHQLAILRRARLVRPVKIGKIVYYQLDDHHVDALIALAMEHVSEQGLS from the coding sequence ATGGACCAACAAACTTATCATTGTACCTGTACCGACAGGGACGAAACGATTTCGGAAGAAGACCGGAAGCTGGAATGGCCTGTTCCACGGCTTTTAGCCTTATCGGAGTTGTTTAAAATTCTTGCGGATCCCAGTCGATTGCGGATTCTCCATGCCCTGCAAAGTCCGGAAAACCGCTGTGTCTGTGACCTCGCAGCACTGCTTGATATGAGTCAGTCTGCCTTAAGTCATCAGCTTGCAATACTTCGCCGTGCCCGGCTCGTCCGGCCAGTGAAAATTGGAAAAATTGTTTACTACCAGCTCGATGATCACCATGTGGATGCCCTGATTGCCCTGGCCATGGAACATGTGTCCGAGCAGGGCCTCTCTTAA
- a CDS encoding DUF2200 domain-containing protein, translating into MDQQKIYKMRFSTVYPLYIQKAVRKGRTKEEVDRVISWLTGYTSEELQRQSDLEINLETFVKEAPCINPKASLITGLICGIRIEDIQDEIVRIVRCLDKLVDELAKGKPMEKILRT; encoded by the coding sequence ATGGATCAACAAAAAATATATAAAATGCGCTTTTCAACAGTATACCCGCTCTATATCCAAAAAGCTGTCCGAAAAGGCAGGACAAAAGAAGAAGTGGATCGGGTCATTTCCTGGCTTACGGGGTATACGAGTGAAGAGCTACAACGGCAATCGGATTTAGAGATTAATCTGGAAACCTTTGTAAAAGAGGCCCCGTGCATCAATCCCAAGGCTAGCCTTATTACAGGACTTATCTGTGGTATACGTATCGAGGATATTCAAGATGAAATTGTACGTATTGTCCGCTGTCTTGATAAGTTGGTTGATGAACTGGCAAAAGGAAAGCCAATGGAGAAAATTCTCCGTACTTAA
- a CDS encoding glycosyltransferase produces MVIVFVIDNYGILTNGTTMTAFRFVEALNMRGHQVRVVSVGVHGPDMYSVPERYIPIVTPVARKQSMIFAKYDKKVMQEALTGADVVHFFMPWQVARKGLGLAKKMGIPATAAFHVQPENITYGAGLGPWGAPIAFFIYFWFRFSFYRRVEHIHCPSPFIARELVKHHYTGRLHVISNGVSYAFSPVSQSLDLPGAIYPAPNFQGPEVHPSTDSGGNRLFHILMVGRFAPEKRQDVLIKAIKLSKYEDRIQLHLAGAGPREGYLRWLAKSLTNPVTFGFYQQEELINLIHSCDLYVHAADVEIEAIACLEAIACGKVPVISNSKKSATGQFALDERSLFKAGSSRDLAHKIEYWIEHPEERYRMGPAYTERAKVYRLDYSIRKAEQMFDAARQDEQTRRLEKQNPGREYKRRINKGIPTRLFSIVFYYIVAIPLLWLYCTFVLRVRIKNRKVLRKVRRKSGAVLVANHVHTLDSAMVGLAAFPKKPVFTSLPSNFKLPVAGFLVNALGSVPIPETLTEGRIFFYELSRLLRHRRFIHVFPEGELVKFDEQLRPFKRGAFQLAVEASVPVVPIRISFKKRSWGLLRFLFGQTIYVRIGNPQYPDPHLLQRESTTDLMERTRQEMERLAGNGK; encoded by the coding sequence ATGGTCATCGTCTTTGTGATCGACAATTACGGCATCCTGACCAATGGAACTACCATGACTGCCTTCCGTTTTGTCGAAGCCCTTAATATGCGGGGCCACCAGGTCCGGGTGGTAAGTGTGGGAGTCCATGGCCCCGACATGTATTCGGTTCCAGAGCGCTATATCCCCATCGTAACACCGGTAGCCCGAAAACAGTCCATGATATTTGCAAAATATGATAAAAAAGTTATGCAGGAAGCCTTGACCGGAGCTGATGTGGTTCATTTTTTCATGCCCTGGCAGGTAGCACGAAAGGGTTTGGGGCTTGCAAAAAAAATGGGAATCCCCGCTACGGCCGCTTTTCATGTTCAGCCGGAAAACATCACCTATGGGGCCGGGCTAGGTCCCTGGGGCGCACCGATAGCATTTTTTATCTACTTCTGGTTTCGTTTCAGCTTTTACCGAAGGGTTGAACATATCCACTGTCCTTCTCCCTTTATTGCCCGGGAACTGGTTAAACATCATTATACGGGGCGTCTCCATGTAATTTCGAATGGAGTCAGCTACGCTTTCAGTCCTGTGTCCCAGAGCTTAGATCTCCCGGGAGCTATATACCCGGCTCCCAATTTTCAGGGACCTGAGGTCCACCCATCAACAGATTCCGGAGGAAACCGGTTGTTTCATATTCTCATGGTGGGTCGCTTTGCTCCGGAAAAACGGCAGGATGTGCTCATTAAAGCCATAAAATTATCCAAATATGAAGATCGTATTCAACTACATCTCGCCGGTGCTGGCCCCCGAGAGGGCTATCTACGGTGGCTTGCGAAATCTCTCACGAATCCGGTAACCTTCGGATTTTACCAGCAGGAGGAACTCATTAATCTGATTCATTCCTGCGATCTCTATGTGCATGCGGCAGATGTGGAAATTGAAGCCATAGCCTGTCTCGAAGCAATCGCTTGCGGTAAGGTTCCGGTGATTTCGAACAGTAAAAAAAGCGCCACCGGCCAGTTTGCCCTGGATGAACGCAGTCTCTTTAAAGCCGGTTCCAGCCGGGACCTGGCTCATAAAATTGAGTACTGGATAGAACATCCGGAAGAACGGTATAGGATGGGGCCGGCCTATACCGAGCGGGCGAAGGTGTATCGTCTGGACTATTCAATACGCAAGGCCGAGCAGATGTTCGATGCGGCCCGGCAGGATGAACAGACCCGGCGTCTGGAAAAGCAAAACCCGGGACGGGAGTATAAACGGCGGATAAACAAGGGCATCCCCACAAGGCTTTTTTCAATTGTTTTCTATTATATTGTCGCTATCCCTCTCCTGTGGCTCTATTGTACCTTTGTGCTGCGGGTGCGAATTAAAAATCGTAAGGTCCTCCGTAAGGTACGCCGGAAAAGCGGGGCAGTCCTGGTTGCCAACCATGTACATACCCTGGATTCAGCCATGGTTGGCCTTGCAGCGTTTCCGAAAAAACCGGTCTTTACGTCCCTGCCCAGCAATTTTAAGCTTCCGGTTGCAGGTTTTCTGGTAAATGCCCTCGGCAGTGTGCCGATTCCAGAGACGCTGACCGAAGGCCGTATCTTTTTTTACGAACTCTCCCGTCTCTTGCGGCACAGGCGCTTTATCCATGTATTCCCTGAGGGAGAACTGGTTAAGTTTGATGAACAGCTGCGGCCCTTTAAGCGGGGGGCTTTTCAGCTTGCAGTCGAAGCCTCGGTGCCCGTGGTACCGATCAGGATCAGTTTTAAGAAACGGTCCTGGGGCCTACTGCGGTTCCTCTTTGGCCAGACCATTTATGTGCGTATCGGGAATCCCCAATATCCCGACCCCCATCTTTTACAGCGGGAATCCACAACGGATCTGATGGAACGGACCCGACAGGAGATGGAAAGGCTTGCGGGTAACGGAAAATGA
- a CDS encoding NUDIX hydrolase, protein MAPPWRRDALQPEQHYRPSAVLLLLYQAGDALYFPLILRSSQLNHHASQIGLPGGALEPGESAEQAALRETEEELGISTAKIQILGSLSPLGLAVSGYTIYPVVGYHEGPLNVRPNPAEVARCIMVSLDELLHDKTIITHTLEDGRNVPAYRLAGATVWGATAMILAELTEILMQE, encoded by the coding sequence ATGGCACCTCCCTGGCGAAGGGATGCCCTGCAGCCCGAACAGCATTACCGGCCTTCGGCGGTTCTGCTATTGCTGTATCAGGCGGGGGATGCACTGTATTTTCCTCTTATTCTTCGAAGCAGTCAGTTGAACCACCATGCGAGCCAGATTGGGCTTCCCGGAGGCGCTCTGGAACCGGGAGAAAGTGCAGAACAGGCAGCCCTGCGGGAAACGGAGGAGGAACTGGGGATTTCTACCGCAAAGATTCAAATCCTGGGCTCATTAAGTCCCCTGGGTCTTGCCGTCAGCGGCTACACGATTTACCCTGTTGTCGGATACCATGAGGGGCCTCTTAACGTTCGGCCAAACCCAGCTGAGGTAGCCCGTTGTATTATGGTTTCTCTTGATGAACTACTCCATGATAAAACAATCATCACCCATACGTTGGAAGACGGCCGGAATGTCCCGGCGTATCGCCTTGCAGGAGCAACAGTCTGGGGTGCTACTGCCATGATTCTGGCGGAATTGACCGAAATTTTGATGCAGGAATAA